The Halarsenatibacter silvermanii DNA segment ACCATCACCGGAGTAAAATCTGCCCAGGATCATTCTCAGGATAAAGATTTAGAGGTTTTAACCGGAGTAGAGATCAACACCGAATTTAAAGGAGAAGATGTTCACCTGCTGGGGTATCTTTTTGATCCTGAGAACGATTCTATAACCGATATGATGGAATTAATATCTAAAAGCAGAATTGAGCGCGCTAAAAAAATTATTTCCCGATTGAAAGATGCTGGCTATCCGGTTAGTTTTGCGGAATTAGAGAATTATGTTCCAGGAGAAATTTACACCAGGTCTCATATAGCGGAGATGCTCTCTCAAAAAGGTCTGGCGGAATCATATGAAGCAGCTTTCGAGCGGTATCTGGGAAGGGGCAATGATTTTTACATAGGCAGAGATTACATTACAGCTGCCAGAGCTATAGAATCCATCAAAGAGGGTGGCGGAGTGAGTGTTCTGGCTCATCCGGGCAAGCTTGAAAATCAGGATCGGATCATTGAAGGACTCAGGAAATTTGAACTGGACGGACTGGAGGTATATTATCCCGATCATTCATCTCGAACAAATTCGAATCTATTAAAAAAAGCGGATAAGCATGACATGCTCATTACTGGAGGTTCCGATTTTCATGGTCCTGATAAGAGGAGCTCAAATCAACTTGGGACAATCAAATTGGCTGATTACCACGTCGAAAAACTGAAGAATTTCGCCCTGAGAAAATGCTGACATCTCTGCTGCCCTGACGTTCTTGACATAAAAAAATGATTCTGTTACACTAAGTTCTGGAACATTATTATCAGAGAAGCGGATAATTTTTGTCCTGTTGTGTTACAAATTTAACAAAGTTATTATTTTATACTCTGATTGTTATGAGCTACCATAAATATTAAATATAAAAATTTATTTTAATTTTTTAGGCCGGTAATCGGGCTTTTTGACATTTTAAAAAAATTGTAATTATTTTTGGAGGTGTATTATGTGGAAGATTTAAAAAAGTTTCCTATTGGA contains these protein-coding regions:
- a CDS encoding PHP domain-containing protein; this encodes MAADLHLHTRASDGSFTPRTVVEKADQLGFKYIAITDHDTITGVKSAQDHSQDKDLEVLTGVEINTEFKGEDVHLLGYLFDPENDSITDMMELISKSRIERAKKIISRLKDAGYPVSFAELENYVPGEIYTRSHIAEMLSQKGLAESYEAAFERYLGRGNDFYIGRDYITAARAIESIKEGGGVSVLAHPGKLENQDRIIEGLRKFELDGLEVYYPDHSSRTNSNLLKKADKHDMLITGGSDFHGPDKRSSNQLGTIKLADYHVEKLKNFALRKC